The DNA sequence AGACGTTCTTGGGGTCGAACGTCACGATCATGGCCATGAAGTTATTTCAAAGATGGCTGAATTTGTTCAATAAAAGTTCTACTGTGTTTCTATGGAAAAGGCCGACATGATGTCGGCCTTTTTACTTTTTAGCGATAGAATTATTTTTGACCGTTGAATTTTTTTTGCAAATTGTCAAAAAGTCGTTCCTGATAGTTCGAGGGGAATTCCCAAATGGGCATGGTGCCGCTTCGTTGCAGCCCTCTGTCCTTTGGGGAGAGTTTGTACATTAATGTCATGAGCACATCACTGCTCACCCATGGGCTTTCGCGAAAATAGCTGTGTCCATTCCCTGAATCGGCATGGGCCGCATTGGTTACGTCAATGAGGTTGAGCTTGGGATTCTTCTCAAGGAAATAGCGGACTGCCGGGGACATTTCCCGTCGGACTTGTCCCAAGCGTCCCCAATCGAAAATCCATTCTGCCGCACTGACAGCACTGTCCGAGTCGGAAACATAGACTGAGAGATTATCAACGATATCCAGCATACCTTCCGGATATTCGAGGCAAAAAGCGCACTGTCCATGTCGCTGCCAATAAGCATGACATGGCCGATTTTCAAGTCGGCTTTTTCCCCTTCCGGAGCATTTTGAGTTTCCAGTGTCAGTTGAAAAAGAGCCTTGTCAACGACGCGAGTACCGGCACTATATCCAATGATGTGGATGCGTTCGGCAGCGGTGTGCTGTGCCAGGTATTTGAGGAAGGCGCGGAATTGATATGAGGAAAGCTCTGCGGTTTCAAGGTCGGATAAATACGCTAGCGTCCGAGGTGTTGCTGGCCAGGAATACGCGATGAAAGCTCCGTCGTATCCGAGAAAATGCCAGAGTTCCGCCGTGACAAGGATGGGATTATTAAAATCGACCTTGTACCCATGCACATAAATGAAGATATCTTTTTGTACTGATGTGGCCAACTGCTGGTCTATTTGTCGAGCAAATTCCTGGCCGGTTGTTTCGGCCTCAATGCCATCATACCCATTGGCGATGAAGGGGTTGAGACTTGATCCGAGACTCCCGTATTCAGTCACTTTTTGGACCTTGAGGGGATATTGATCCGTCCGGTTCTTGAGGAGTGATATACGCTTTGCCTCTTCCCAACTGAAATCTTCTTCACCGAATTTTATTGAAGCTTCACCGAGTCGAATGACGCCTCCCCGTTCGGAGCTGTAGGCAAGATCACCGTCTTTGGCTGGTGCGCGGTTGGTGGCATAAAAGATTTTTCCTGGCGGCGGAATTTCCTTTTCAAATGGATTTACCAGATCGGAATAGATGGCAGGGGCGGGCATGAGGTTGATCGCTTCACCTTTTGGCGCAGAACACCCGAAGA is a window from the Pseudodesulfovibrio sp. JC047 genome containing:
- a CDS encoding alpha/beta hydrolase, encoding MISMMSLKKISIFFICIGILASLLFGCSAPKGEAINLMPAPAIYSDLVNPFEKEIPPPGKIFYATNRAPAKDGDLAYSSERGGVIRLGEASIKFGEEDFSWEEAKRISLLKNRTDQYPLKVQKVTEYGSLGSSLNPFIANGYDGIEAETTGQEFARQIDQQLATSVQKDIFIYVHGYKVDFNNPILVTAELWHFLGYDGAFIAYSWPATPRTLAYLSDLETAELSSYQFRAFLKYLAQHTAAERIHIIGYSAGTRVVDKALFQLTLETQNAPEGEKADLKIGHVMLIGSDMDSALFASNIRKVCWISLIISQSMFPTRTVLSVRQNGFSIGDAWDKSDGKCPRQSAISLRRIPSSTSLT